The Arachis duranensis cultivar V14167 chromosome 9, aradu.V14167.gnm2.J7QH, whole genome shotgun sequence genomic sequence TGCTTGATATGTATTGGGGGGGACTTAAATGGAATGTCTCCTGTCTGCTATTGTAACCAGCAATGGGATCTTCATGGTGCTTGTAGACTGTACTTATCCAGTGAAGGGCATATTAACCACTGTATTGTTCTGATGATCTTGGAAAAACTGTAGCATAGACCTTTCACATAGTCCAGTGTTTTTGTATCAGTCTTGGTCCTTTCTCACTGTAAATATTTGTATCTGGGTTGTATGCTTTGGACTTCACAACAAACTCTGTGTTGTCATGTGAAAAGTTAGTCTAAGATTACTTATCCTGTGCTGTCAGTTCAGAAGTTGGGAATATTTGACTGAAGATTAGGTAATGGATTCAACAAGGGGAAAGTGCACTTGCAAAAGCAACCTCTTTAAGTGTATTGGCATAGATTTTTAGTAATGGATGATGATATGAACTCATACCGTGCCCCTTGGGAACTACAAGGGGAGCTGTTGGTGGTCATGGAATCAAGGTGCTTCCACCTCTACACTAGAGATCCTATCTTTGATTATCTATCATAAATATCAAAAAGGGTGTTTTTGTAGTTTCATCTTTTTGTGTGATTACAACCTTTAGCTCAGTTCAGTTGAACAATGgatgaaaataatataatattgctACTCTATGTTGAGCTTTCTTATCTGACTCTGACTTATGAAAATAGTGTTAGTGTTCTTTTTAAAGGAGACGACCTATATACTTTTTGGTTGAAATACATATAGTTATAGTTTAGTCTCCCTAATTTTTATTGTACAATGAGTTGCTGCCATTTTACATCCTTTTGGTGCTAATGCTAAGTACCAAGTTATGCCATGCTAAAAGATTGACGTGTAACTTTTTATAACCGCTAGATAAAGTTTCTATATTCCTTGGAGGAAAGGGTATTTtagaaattatctttttaaagaattgtaattcaatttttctaaaaaaattaaggaGAATAACTCTTATAATAGTAGAATAGCTCTTATATTAGTTCCTTCTACAATGATTGGATTTTGGACCATTTTCCTTGAAAGAAAATACTAATAGAAATCCACAGGAATTATCTTGGCATGTGAATAACACAATGCAGACACTTTCCTTCCTTTATGAGATCAAAAGCATTGTTAATGTCATCAAATGGCAAATTGTGTTTTATGTAGTCATCAATTTGAATTTCCTACATATTAAACATCATATTAGTACATATTTCTTGCtgaaatatcaaattaaaagtaGGTTGGAGTTTGGAACTTAAAAGTTATGAGAGAGTGAGGCCTTGAAGTGAAGACTTGCATGTTCCAcatgaaaataaatatagaCAAAGCAATGATCAAACAAAATTATCACGGTACTCTTGCTATTACCTTGTTCACATACTTCTCTACTAATAAAGAAAGATCAGATTTAGGTTTCCATCCTCTAAATAGAGATCCCTTGAGTGTTCTTCCCATTAAGAATAGTCCATAGTGAGCTGACATCTCAGGCTTCACCTTTGGCACACCAAGTGTTACTGTCAAACCCCATCCCTAGGagaaaaaagggggaaaaatgCAGAATGAAATTCAAGTCTATTAAATAAAAGCCTTTAAATTTCACAAGGAGTGTTTTGGCTACAATGAGTATTACATCACAACAGGACTGCAATACAGTGGTTATCATGTTAGTGTCGCCTACACATTCGAAAGAAAAATCTGCTCCGCCATCAGTAATGCGCTTAATAACCTgaaaatttttaacatataaacgATTGTTACAAATAAACTTGTTTCACAGACATGTAAGTCTTAACCTAGCAGCA encodes the following:
- the LOC107466035 gene encoding alcohol dehydrogenase-like 6, producing the protein MSLLLAMRSPRVDGHEDMDDVDDLANEFSYGQGKKGLGAAWNVANVTKGSTMVIFGLETVGLSVAQGEKLRGASRIIGMDKNPQKCEKAKAFGFTEVVDPSSYQEPIAQVIKRITDGGADFSFECVGDTNMITTVLQSCCDGWGLTVTLGVPKVKPEMSAHYGLFLMGRTLKGSLFRGWKPKSDLSLLVEKYVNKEIQIDDYIKHNLPFDDINNAFDLIKEGKCLHCVIHMPR